From the Excalfactoria chinensis isolate bCotChi1 chromosome 1, bCotChi1.hap2, whole genome shotgun sequence genome, one window contains:
- the TCEANC gene encoding transcription elongation factor A N-terminal and central domain-containing protein isoform X2, whose protein sequence is MSDQKNIIYRIHCIEKLLSENNFQDIEDHLKELEDVSMTVEYLQGTEVVKVVYRVLKSCPSAELKRKAKQLLSRWKALYKNNHLQAVQAKKSVSVCVSVETEHLEIPGEQLLSEGPCQQEALDAVPSKSLVPPQTVKNASNNAEGSVDQLSPFDEGHINNEGSKPLVNEAGLQQDHMRALRCKCTDLLYKALTSSAKDREEADKWLKLSKEIEEHVFALHSKNDKKYKNCIRSKISNLKNPKSCNLKHNLFSGTLSPKAFAEMTVMEMASDELKQLRALYTESSIQEHQLPQVINGTQTNKIKCRRCEKSDCTVTMITRGTLFLPGWVRNTNPDEQMLTFVICNECGEQWYHSRWICL, encoded by the coding sequence ATGTCTGACCAGAAAAATATTATATACAGAATCCATTGTATTGAAAAGCTGCTCTCTGAGAACAATTTCCAAGATATTGAGGATCATCTTAAAGAGCTTGAAGATGTCAGTATGACTGTAGAATATCTTCAGGGGACAGAAGTTGTCAAGGTTGTATACAGAGTACTCAAGAGCTgcccttcagcagagctgaaaaggaaagcaaagcagctaTTATCAAGATGGAAAGCACTTTACAAGAATAACCATCTTCAAGCAGTGCAAGCCAAGAAGTCAGTTTCTGTATGTGTGAGTGTGGAAACTGAACATCTTGAGATTCCTGGAGAACAGCTGCTGTCTGAAGGACCTTGTCAGCAGGAAGCATTAGATGCTGTTCCTTCTAAAAGTTTGGTCCCACCACAAACTGTTAAAAATGCAAGTAACAACGCAGAAGGCAGCGTAGATCAGCTTTCCCCTTTTGATGAAGGGCATATCAATAATGAAGGTTCTAAACCTCTTGTTAATGAAGCAGGCTTGCAGCAGGATCACATGAGAGCTCTGAGGTGTAAATGCACAGATCTTCTTTATAAAGCTTTGACGAGTTCTGCCAAAGACAGAGAAGAAGCTGATAAATGGCTAAAGCTTTCTAAAGAAATTGAAGAACATGTTTTTGCTCTTCATtctaaaaatgacaaaaagtataaaaattGCATCAGAAGTAAAATCTCCAACTTGAAGAACCCTAAAAGCTGCAACTTAAAACATAACCTTTTTTCAGGGACTTTGAGTCCGAAGGCTTTTGCTGAGATGACAGTGATGGAAATGGCCAGTGATGAACTGAAACAGCTCAGGGCCCTGTACACAGAGTCCTCTATTCAAGAACATCAGCTTCCACAAGTTATTAATGGcacacagacaaacaaaataaagtgtAGGCGCTGTGAAAAATCTGATTGCACTGTCACTATGATTACCAGAGGAACTCTCTTTCTTCCAGGCTGGGTGCGAAACACGAATCCCGATGAACAAATGTTGACTTTTGTTATTTGCAATGAATGCGGAGAACAATGGTATCACAGCAGATGGATTTGTTTGTAA